Proteins from a genomic interval of Deltaproteobacteria bacterium:
- the ubiA gene encoding 4-hydroxybenzoate octaprenyltransferase, which yields MIINNKATAIFDLIRLKKQYGTLLLLAPTLWSLFLASSGMPPLKLLIIFITGTFLMRSAGCVINDIADRDFDRHVERTRDRPLASGRLTVREALFVFCALIALSFVLALFLNPLTIILSLVALFLASLYPFVKRVSYLPQVFLGMAFGWGSVMAWSAVRNEIGIPAILIFIANTFWSTAYDTIYALMDKEDDLKIGVKSTAILFGTHIYTVLYLLFAMAIITLAAAGWIAKMGTVYFAILFAAGFIFEYMVYILRKSPTRETAFRIFIANAGIGLLILAGIAVDYIL from the coding sequence ATGATAATAAATAATAAGGCGACAGCAATATTTGACCTGATAAGGCTTAAAAAGCAGTATGGCACTTTGCTTCTCCTTGCACCAACACTGTGGTCGCTTTTTCTTGCAAGCAGCGGCATGCCGCCTTTAAAACTCCTTATAATATTTATCACAGGCACATTCCTTATGAGGAGTGCAGGGTGTGTGATAAATGATATTGCAGACAGGGATTTTGACAGGCATGTGGAAAGGACAAGGGATCGTCCTTTAGCATCAGGCAGGCTGACAGTCCGAGAGGCATTGTTTGTATTTTGCGCCTTGATAGCCCTTTCGTTTGTTTTGGCGCTGTTTCTAAATCCCTTAACCATAATCCTTTCTCTTGTTGCGCTATTTCTTGCCTCTCTTTATCCGTTTGTAAAAAGGGTAAGTTATCTGCCGCAGGTGTTTCTCGGCATGGCATTCGGCTGGGGTTCTGTAATGGCATGGTCAGCGGTCAGAAATGAGATTGGCATTCCTGCAATACTCATCTTTATTGCCAATACCTTTTGGTCAACAGCATATGACACTATATATGCGCTTATGGATAAAGAAGATGATTTAAAAATCGGCGTAAAATCTACGGCAATACTTTTTGGGACACATATTTATACGGTCTTATATTTACTCTTCGCAATGGCAATCATCACCCTCGCAGCAGCCGGCTGGATTGCAAAAATGGGGACTGTATATTTTGCAATCCTTTTTGCAGCAGGCTTTATCTTTGAATATATGGTATATATACTGAGAAAATCTCCAACAAGAGAAACAGCCTTTAGAATCTTTATAGCCAATGCGGGGATAGGATTGTTGATACTAGCGGGCATTGCTGTAGATTATATCTTATAA
- the leuC gene encoding 3-isopropylmalate dehydratase large subunit gives MPMTITEKILAEHAGLKEVCPGQIINAKVDIALGNDITAPIAIKEFRQSGAKGVYNKDKVVLVPDHFTPNKDIKSAEQCKILRDFAKEQELTNYFEGGDVGVEHALLPEKGIVLPGDLVIGADSHTCTYGALGAFATGVGSTDLAAAMVTGEAWFKVPESIKFNAIGKIGVDGALYKAMEFCGDTIENLSMDSRLSMCNMAIEAGGKNGIIAPDKITEDYVKERAKREYKFYSSDKDAKYSQVFEYDTSKIEPQVAFPNLPENTRNITDVGDVPIDQVVIGSCTNGRMEDLRVAAMILKGKKVAKYVRLIIIPATPLIYKQALDEGFFDIFLDAGAIISPPTCGPCLGGHMGILAEGERAIATTNRNFVGRMGHPKSEVYLSNPAVAAASAVKGRIAHPDEVVKNSD, from the coding sequence ATGCCGATGACAATAACAGAAAAAATTTTAGCAGAGCATGCAGGGTTAAAAGAGGTATGCCCCGGGCAGATTATAAACGCAAAGGTTGACATTGCGCTGGGGAACGACATAACTGCGCCAATTGCTATAAAGGAGTTCAGACAAAGTGGTGCAAAGGGTGTATATAATAAGGACAAGGTTGTTCTTGTCCCTGACCACTTTACTCCTAACAAGGACATAAAATCAGCAGAGCAGTGCAAGATTTTAAGGGACTTTGCAAAAGAGCAGGAACTTACAAATTATTTTGAAGGCGGCGATGTCGGTGTTGAACATGCGTTACTCCCTGAAAAGGGAATTGTCCTGCCCGGTGATTTGGTTATCGGCGCTGACAGCCACACATGCACATACGGCGCATTAGGCGCATTTGCAACAGGCGTTGGCTCGACTGACTTGGCAGCGGCTATGGTTACAGGCGAGGCATGGTTTAAGGTGCCTGAATCAATAAAGTTTAACGCAATCGGCAAAATCGGTGTTGACGGCGCGCTTTACAAGGCAATGGAATTTTGCGGAGATACAATAGAAAATCTTTCAATGGACAGCCGTCTTTCAATGTGCAATATGGCGATTGAGGCAGGCGGCAAGAACGGCATAATAGCGCCTGACAAGATTACTGAGGATTATGTAAAAGAAAGGGCAAAGAGGGAGTATAAATTTTATTCCAGCGACAAGGATGCAAAATATTCGCAAGTCTTTGAATACGATACATCAAAGATAGAGCCGCAGGTTGCATTCCCAAATCTCCCTGAGAATACAAGGAATATAACAGATGTTGGAGATGTTCCAATTGATCAGGTTGTCATCGGCTCATGCACAAACGGCAGGATGGAGGATTTGAGGGTTGCTGCAATGATTTTAAAAGGTAAGAAGGTTGCAAAATATGTAAGACTTATTATTATACCTGCAACGCCTTTAATCTATAAGCAGGCGCTTGATGAAGGGTTTTTTGACATATTCCTTGATGCAGGCGCGATAATAAGCCCTCCGACATGCGGGCCGTGCCTCGGCGGACATATGGGCATACTCGCAGAAGGCGAGAGGGCAATAGCAACAACAAACAGAAACTTTGTTGGAAGGATGGGGCATCCAAAAAGCGAGGTTTATTTATCAAACCCTGCTGTTGCAGCAGCATCTGCGGTCAAGGGCAGGATTGCGCATCCAGATGAGGTGGTTAAAAACAGTGATTAA
- a CDS encoding class I SAM-dependent methyltransferase, which yields MNSKEKKPSYFRPAFDILAPLYDFGVWLVGFIVGGEKKFRKLVIDELDIKKGQRVLEICCGTGTTAFMAGRMDAEIFGLDIAMGMLKTAGRKAARRESKFGLALANAESVPFKDRSFDRVVVSMGLHEMPISAIINTICEIRRVLKGGSKFVIFDYHKPHGLVSFLQRLFFVFTEHETARDFINFDIEGKLKDIGFKILKRTILAKGALQLITCEA from the coding sequence GTGAATAGTAAAGAAAAAAAGCCTTCATACTTTCGCCCTGCATTTGACATCCTTGCACCTCTGTATGATTTTGGTGTATGGCTTGTTGGTTTCATTGTTGGCGGTGAGAAGAAGTTTAGAAAACTTGTAATTGATGAACTTGATATTAAGAAAGGGCAACGGGTTTTAGAAATCTGCTGCGGAACAGGGACAACGGCTTTTATGGCAGGCAGGATGGACGCTGAAATATTCGGGCTTGATATTGCAATGGGTATGCTGAAAACTGCCGGCAGAAAGGCTGCAAGAAGAGAGAGCAAGTTTGGACTTGCTCTTGCAAATGCAGAGTCTGTTCCATTCAAAGACAGGTCATTTGACAGGGTAGTTGTTTCAATGGGTCTGCATGAGATGCCTATTTCTGCCATTATAAATACTATTTGCGAGATAAGAAGGGTATTAAAAGGTGGCTCAAAATTTGTTATATTTGACTACCATAAACCGCATGGTCTCGTGAGTTTTCTCCAGAGGCTCTTTTTTGTCTTCACAGAGCATGAGACTGCGAGGGATTTTATAAATTTTGATATTGAAGGGAAATTAAAGGATATTGGTTTTAAAATATTAAAAAGAACCATCCTTGCAAAAGGCGCATTGCAATTGATAACCTGCGAGGCATAA
- a CDS encoding DUF1858 domain-containing protein, whose protein sequence is MKITSDMIVEDVLIKYPETLNVFVKQGHCFKLLANPVARKSLAKLVTIGTACKLHFIDLEKLLKELNEVAEKTSQT, encoded by the coding sequence ATGAAAATTACAAGCGACATGATTGTTGAGGATGTCCTAATAAAATATCCGGAAACTTTGAATGTGTTTGTAAAACAAGGGCATTGCTTTAAACTTCTTGCAAACCCTGTTGCAAGAAAATCCCTTGCAAAACTTGTTACAATAGGAACTGCATGCAAACTCCATTTTATAGATTTGGAAAAACTTTTAAAGGAATTGAACGAGGTAGCGGAGAAGACTTCTCAAACCTAA
- the leuD gene encoding 3-isopropylmalate dehydratase small subunit codes for MKFKGRAWKFGADIDTDAIIPARYLNTSDPSVLAKHCMEDADPEFVKKMKEGDIIVADKNFGCGSSREHAPISIKAAGISCVIAKSFARIFYRNSFNMGLPILESAEAVDAINEGDEIEVDIDTGKIVNLTKNKTFNSQPIPQFMQELINTGGLMEWVKKTVVRG; via the coding sequence GTGAAGTTCAAAGGCAGGGCATGGAAATTTGGTGCAGATATAGATACCGATGCTATTATACCCGCAAGGTATCTGAATACATCTGACCCGTCGGTGCTTGCAAAACACTGCATGGAGGATGCAGACCCTGAATTTGTGAAAAAGATGAAGGAAGGGGATATTATTGTTGCTGATAAAAATTTTGGCTGCGGCTCGTCAAGGGAGCATGCTCCTATATCAATAAAGGCTGCAGGCATTTCATGCGTAATTGCAAAGAGTTTTGCGAGGATATTTTATAGGAATTCGTTTAATATGGGACTGCCTATACTTGAGTCTGCTGAAGCAGTTGATGCTATAAACGAAGGGGATGAAATAGAGGTTGATATTGATACCGGCAAGATTGTGAATCTAACAAAGAATAAAACTTTTAACAGCCAGCCAATCCCGCAGTTTATGCAGGAACTCATAAACACAGGGGGGTTGATGGAGTGGGTGAAAAAAACAGTGGTTAGGGGTTAG
- a CDS encoding DNA-binding protein: MKREGGSRSRVVTSDKLQVENKTIYVDLKENDGGRFLQIAELSNDRRSTVVIPYSGLDLFLESIQKIKNSGV, from the coding sequence ATGAAGAGAGAAGGCGGCAGCAGAAGCAGGGTTGTAACAAGCGATAAACTTCAGGTTGAAAATAAGACAATATATGTTGACCTGAAAGAGAATGACGGAGGGAGATTTTTGCAGATTGCAGAACTTTCAAATGACAGGAGAAGCACTGTTGTAATACCATACAGCGGGCTTGACCTCTTCCTTGAGTCTATCCAAAAGATAAAAAACAGCGGGGTTTAG
- the leuB gene encoding 3-isopropylmalate dehydrogenase, giving the protein MNKYKIAVLPGDGIGPEIVGEALKVLRAVGKKYKICFETKDAIVGGTSIDKYGVPLTDETLKLAKDSDAVLLGAVGGLKWEGLDYSIRPERALLALRKELGLFANLRPAKIYPVLADASTLKKEIIEGVDIMVIRELTGGLYFGTPKGVEKLPDGTERGINTMVYTTPEIERIARVAFDVARKRRKKVTSVDKANVLETTELWRKVVINVHKEYQDVELNHMYIDNCSMQLIRNPKQFDVIVTENMFGDILSDEAAMLTGSIGMLPSASLGQRVNKVGLPIGMYEPIHGSAPDIAGKDIANPIATILSVAMMLRFSFNLGKEADAIERAVENVLNKGFRTQDIRQEGSKIVGCKEMGDRIVEDVEL; this is encoded by the coding sequence ATGAACAAATATAAAATTGCTGTCCTGCCAGGCGATGGTATAGGTCCTGAGATAGTCGGAGAGGCTTTAAAGGTTTTAAGAGCAGTTGGCAAAAAATATAAAATCTGCTTTGAAACCAAAGATGCCATTGTCGGCGGCACATCCATTGATAAATACGGTGTCCCGCTTACAGACGAAACATTGAAACTTGCTAAAGATAGCGATGCAGTTTTGCTGGGCGCTGTAGGGGGTCTAAAGTGGGAAGGGCTTGATTATTCCATAAGACCAGAAAGGGCTTTGCTTGCCTTGAGAAAAGAACTAGGACTCTTTGCAAATTTAAGACCTGCCAAAATCTATCCTGTTCTGGCAGACGCATCAACACTCAAAAAAGAGATTATTGAAGGCGTTGACATTATGGTTATAAGGGAACTTACAGGCGGACTCTATTTTGGAACTCCGAAAGGCGTTGAGAAACTTCCTGATGGCACAGAGCGCGGCATCAATACAATGGTCTATACAACTCCTGAAATTGAGCGTATCGCAAGGGTTGCGTTTGATGTTGCAAGAAAGAGGAGAAAAAAGGTTACTTCTGTTGACAAGGCGAATGTGCTTGAGACAACGGAATTATGGAGAAAGGTCGTTATAAATGTGCATAAGGAATATCAGGATGTGGAATTAAATCACATGTATATTGACAACTGTTCAATGCAGTTAATAAGAAATCCAAAGCAGTTTGATGTAATAGTTACTGAAAATATGTTTGGAGATATTTTGTCTGACGAGGCAGCAATGCTTACAGGTTCAATTGGGATGCTTCCTTCCGCAAGCCTCGGCCAAAGGGTTAATAAAGTTGGTCTGCCGATTGGCATGTATGAGCCAATCCACGGAAGCGCCCCTGATATTGCAGGAAAAGACATTGCAAATCCCATTGCAACGATATTATCTGTTGCAATGATGTTGCGGTTCTCGTTTAATCTTGGAAAAGAGGCAGATGCAATTGAGAGGGCAGTTGAAAATGTTTTAAATAAGGGCTTTCGCACACAAGATATAAGGCAGGAAGGTTCTAAAATTGTTGGATGTAAAGAGATGGGGGATAGAATAGTTGAAGATGTGGAACTGTAA
- a CDS encoding divalent-cation tolerance protein CutA encodes MDYMLVLVTAGSEQEGERIGTSLVKEGLAACCNIIHNIKSIFCWKGEVCTEKEVILFIKSKTLLFNRLKDRIKELHSYEVPEIIALPISQGLPDYFKWMDEVIKA; translated from the coding sequence ATGGATTATATGTTAGTGTTAGTCACTGCTGGTTCAGAACAAGAAGGTGAAAGGATTGGCACTAGCCTTGTGAAAGAAGGGCTTGCTGCGTGCTGTAACATCATCCACAATATAAAATCAATATTCTGTTGGAAAGGCGAGGTTTGCACTGAAAAAGAGGTGATACTCTTTATAAAGAGCAAGACATTGCTGTTTAATAGATTAAAGGATAGGATAAAAGAACTCCATAGTTATGAGGTGCCAGAGATTATTGCACTGCCTATCTCACAGGGACTGCCTGATTATTTCAAGTGGATGGATGAGGTAATAAAGGCATAG
- the htpX gene encoding zinc metalloprotease HtpX, with protein sequence MNFLKTTILLAVLTAILVFAGDAMGGRNGAITALIFAGVMNFATYWWSDKIVLMMYGAKKVAEDDAPELYLTVRSLTMQANMPMPKVYIMENDTPNAFATGRNPNHAAVAVTTGIMRMLTRDELAGVIGHELAHIRHRDILISTIAATIAGAISYLAHMAQWAAMFGGRGNDERGGNPLGLIVMMIIAPLAAMLIQMAISRSREYVADEGGAEIAGHPLYLANALRKLEMANKRVPMLNANEATAHMFIVNPLSGGGILKLFSTHPPIEERIRRLEAMAGGTRY encoded by the coding sequence ATGAATTTTTTAAAGACAACTATATTGCTTGCAGTCCTTACTGCAATACTTGTTTTTGCAGGGGATGCTATGGGTGGGAGAAATGGCGCAATAACTGCCCTTATATTTGCAGGTGTTATGAACTTTGCCACATACTGGTGGAGTGATAAGATAGTTTTAATGATGTATGGAGCAAAGAAGGTGGCAGAAGATGATGCACCAGAACTTTATTTAACAGTAAGAAGTCTTACAATGCAGGCAAATATGCCTATGCCAAAGGTGTATATAATGGAGAATGATACCCCTAATGCCTTTGCCACTGGCAGAAATCCAAATCATGCAGCAGTTGCTGTTACTACAGGCATTATGAGGATGCTTACAAGGGATGAACTGGCAGGGGTCATAGGCCACGAACTTGCCCATATAAGACACAGGGACATATTGATTTCAACAATAGCAGCAACTATTGCCGGTGCCATAAGTTATCTTGCCCACATGGCACAGTGGGCAGCAATGTTTGGCGGTAGAGGTAATGATGAAAGAGGCGGCAATCCTCTTGGACTTATTGTCATGATGATAATAGCACCCCTTGCCGCAATGCTTATACAGATGGCGATATCCCGTTCAAGGGAATATGTCGCTGATGAGGGTGGCGCAGAAATCGCCGGTCATCCTCTGTATCTGGCAAATGCACTTAGAAAACTTGAGATGGCAAACAAAAGGGTTCCTATGTTGAATGCCAATGAGGCAACAGCACATATGTTCATTGTAAACCCATTAAGTGGTGGAGGTATATTAAAACTCTTCAGCACCCACCCGCCTATAGAAGAAAGGATAAGGAGGCTGGAGGCAATGGCTGGCGGCACGAGATATTAA